One genomic window of Cellulophaga sp. Hel_I_12 includes the following:
- a CDS encoding endonuclease/exonuclease/phosphatase family protein, with protein sequence MKIGVFIDKLIFGLNILFGGALLLSSFVPYISIKKAPIVAFFSLGIPILVFVNLIFLLFWLLRRKKQGFLSLVVLLISYFSLSSFFMFRFSEKAFQESDLSVMTFNVRGFNKNQHIENPNLLEEITDLIKTENPDIICFQEFNFRNRDDFKAYTYRYLEYIKNKGKVTLAIYSKYPILKEGLVNFPDSPNNAAFADILYKKDTLRIYNLHLESLRIIPDKNALAKEQSAKLFKRVSQSFEKQQEQAGIIKAHRKTVAYKTIVAGDFNGTEYSNVYKTIKGDDLHDTFKEKGTGYGRTYNFKYYPVRIDFILADEAMEVVAHKNYDVKLSDHFPVMASFQW encoded by the coding sequence GTGAAAATAGGAGTTTTTATTGATAAACTAATCTTTGGTCTAAATATACTATTTGGAGGGGCATTGCTGTTGTCGTCGTTTGTTCCATACATCTCCATTAAGAAAGCGCCTATTGTTGCTTTTTTTAGTTTAGGGATTCCCATTTTGGTCTTTGTAAACCTTATTTTTTTATTGTTTTGGTTGTTACGAAGAAAAAAACAAGGATTTTTATCTTTAGTGGTATTACTGATCAGTTATTTTTCATTGAGTTCTTTTTTTATGTTTCGTTTTTCTGAAAAAGCCTTTCAGGAAAGTGATTTAAGTGTAATGACCTTTAATGTCAGAGGATTTAATAAAAATCAGCATATTGAAAATCCAAACCTATTGGAAGAAATTACCGATTTAATTAAAACCGAAAATCCGGATATTATTTGTTTTCAGGAGTTTAATTTTAGAAATAGAGACGATTTTAAAGCCTATACCTACAGATATTTAGAGTATATCAAGAATAAGGGAAAGGTAACTTTAGCCATTTACTCTAAATATCCGATCTTAAAAGAAGGCTTAGTAAATTTTCCAGACAGCCCAAATAATGCCGCTTTTGCGGATATTTTGTATAAAAAAGATACCCTTCGTATTTATAATCTACATCTAGAATCATTGCGGATCATTCCAGATAAAAATGCACTTGCTAAAGAACAATCGGCAAAATTGTTTAAAAGAGTGTCTCAATCTTTTGAAAAACAACAAGAGCAGGCTGGCATTATAAAAGCGCACAGAAAAACAGTGGCGTACAAAACCATTGTTGCGGGCGATTTTAATGGAACAGAATACTCCAATGTTTATAAAACCATTAAAGGAGACGATTTGCATGACACGTTTAAAGAAAAAGGCACGGGCTATGGTAGAACTTATAACTTTAAATACTATCCCGTTCGAATCGATTTTATTTTAGCGGATGAAGCTATGGAAGTCGTTGCACACAAAAACTACGATGTAAAATTATCGGATCACTTTCCGGTGATGGCTTCCTTTCAGTGGTAA
- a CDS encoding tol-pal system YbgF family protein → MATYKKRGYKAKDVNIDGDDKNFHDGDSTTAEVFNTLDEGASKTEEWVSKNQNYILGVIGAIAIGALGYLAYNQFIAAPKEVEAGNEMFYAMQDFNQALQNTAAQDSLYTLALNGRNGKYGLVDVVDNYKGTKNANLATYGAGMSYLNIQKYQEAIDFLSDYNADDVMTGALANGGIGDAFMQLNQPEEALEYYEKALNANANGFTTPMFLQKAGTTALELNKAEVALKYFQRIKDEFSKSSEANMIDVYIAMAQNK, encoded by the coding sequence ATGGCTACATATAAGAAGCGCGGTTATAAAGCGAAAGATGTTAATATAGATGGTGACGATAAGAACTTCCATGATGGGGATAGTACAACAGCTGAAGTATTTAATACGCTAGACGAAGGTGCAAGTAAAACAGAAGAATGGGTTTCTAAAAATCAGAACTACATTTTAGGGGTTATTGGTGCTATTGCTATTGGAGCCTTAGGATATTTGGCTTACAATCAATTTATCGCGGCGCCTAAAGAAGTAGAAGCAGGGAACGAAATGTTCTATGCGATGCAAGATTTTAACCAAGCCTTGCAAAACACTGCAGCACAAGATTCGCTATATACACTCGCCTTAAATGGTAGAAATGGAAAATACGGTTTGGTCGATGTTGTGGATAATTATAAGGGTACTAAAAATGCAAATTTAGCTACCTACGGGGCAGGAATGTCGTATTTAAACATACAAAAATACCAAGAAGCCATTGATTTTTTAAGTGATTACAACGCTGATGATGTTATGACCGGCGCTTTGGCCAATGGAGGAATTGGAGATGCTTTTATGCAATTGAACCAACCAGAGGAAGCCTTGGAGTATTACGAAAAAGCGCTTAATGCGAATGCGAATGGCTTTACAACCCCTATGTTTTTGCAAAAAGCAGGAACAACCGCACTAGAATTGAATAAAGCGGAGGTGGCTTTGAAATATTTCCAGAGAATTAAAGACGAATTTTCAAAATCATCAGAAGCCAATATGATTGATGTGTATATTGCAATGGCTCAGAATAAGTAA
- the mutL gene encoding DNA mismatch repair endonuclease MutL, with translation MADIIQLLPDHVANQIAAGEVVQRPASVVKELLENAIDAGADAIKLIIKDGGKALIQVVDNGSGMSATDARLSFERHATSKIKNADDLFRLTTKGFRGEALASIAAIAHVELLTKTEADELGVQLKIEGSKLVAQEVTVTPKGTSFCVKNLFFNIPARRNFLKSNQVEFRHITDEFHRVALAHPNIQFHFYNNGSELFNLPKANYRQRIVGVFGAKTNEKLVPVAEETQVVKISGFISKPEFSKKSRGEQFFFVNDRFIKSPYLHHAVVSAFEGLIRSDNHPGYFLYLSIDPASIDINIHPTKTEIKFDDEHTLYAILRSAIKHALGQFNVIPALDFEQDQNLETPYAYQNKQADVPKVVVDADFNPFAKDIPRSKSIPYFEKQTTIGWQNLYVGLESKVGKEADFSSVSFESESISGSIFEDDNLMIDSVTTTFQLKRKYIVTTIKSGMIIIDQSRAHQRVLYESFLKNITIKEAVSQQLLFPLSLSFSKSEIAIILEIKDSLVTLGFAFEAVEDEHIAISGVPLLVPESEVGIVLDQLISDFQMDVPGDSFSQSDIVSKTLSKSLSVKTGEQLDSESQAALVNNLFACKEYKISPFNKPIYITITGDDIDKKFY, from the coding sequence ATGGCCGATATCATTCAACTTTTACCAGACCATGTAGCGAATCAAATTGCTGCGGGTGAGGTGGTACAACGACCAGCATCAGTAGTGAAAGAGCTTTTAGAAAATGCCATCGATGCCGGAGCAGACGCCATTAAGCTGATTATAAAAGACGGTGGGAAGGCATTGATTCAAGTGGTGGATAATGGAAGCGGCATGAGTGCTACCGATGCGCGTTTAAGCTTTGAACGGCATGCAACCTCTAAAATTAAAAACGCGGATGATTTATTTCGGCTTACCACCAAAGGTTTTCGTGGTGAAGCCTTAGCCTCTATTGCAGCGATAGCCCATGTAGAGCTCTTGACAAAAACCGAAGCCGATGAGTTAGGAGTACAATTAAAAATTGAAGGTAGTAAACTCGTTGCGCAAGAAGTAACGGTTACGCCAAAGGGTACTTCGTTTTGTGTAAAAAACTTATTTTTTAATATACCTGCAAGGCGTAATTTCTTAAAATCGAACCAAGTAGAGTTTAGGCATATTACCGACGAATTTCATCGGGTTGCTTTAGCGCATCCCAACATTCAATTTCATTTTTACAACAATGGGAGTGAGTTATTTAATTTGCCGAAAGCCAATTATAGACAGCGAATTGTTGGGGTTTTTGGGGCTAAAACAAATGAAAAATTAGTCCCTGTTGCCGAAGAAACTCAAGTCGTTAAGATATCGGGCTTTATTAGCAAACCAGAATTTTCTAAAAAGAGTAGGGGAGAACAATTTTTCTTTGTAAACGATCGCTTTATCAAAAGTCCGTATTTGCATCATGCGGTAGTGAGTGCTTTCGAAGGTCTTATTCGTTCAGATAATCACCCAGGGTATTTTCTATATTTATCTATTGATCCCGCCTCTATTGATATCAACATTCATCCCACCAAAACAGAAATTAAGTTCGATGATGAACATACGCTTTACGCGATATTGCGTTCTGCGATTAAACATGCTTTAGGCCAATTTAATGTAATTCCTGCCTTAGATTTTGAACAAGATCAAAATTTAGAAACTCCTTATGCCTATCAAAACAAGCAAGCCGATGTGCCTAAGGTTGTGGTTGATGCCGACTTTAATCCGTTTGCGAAAGATATTCCGAGGTCTAAAAGCATACCTTATTTTGAAAAACAAACCACAATAGGTTGGCAGAATTTATACGTTGGTTTAGAATCAAAAGTAGGTAAAGAAGCAGATTTTAGTAGTGTTAGTTTCGAATCGGAATCGATCTCAGGATCTATTTTTGAGGATGATAACCTAATGATCGACAGTGTAACGACCACGTTTCAATTAAAAAGAAAATACATTGTTACCACGATAAAATCGGGGATGATCATCATAGACCAAAGTAGAGCGCATCAACGTGTCTTATACGAAAGTTTCCTAAAAAATATTACGATTAAAGAAGCGGTAAGTCAACAATTACTTTTTCCCTTATCCTTGTCTTTTTCCAAATCAGAGATTGCTATTATTCTGGAAATAAAAGATAGTTTGGTGACCCTTGGCTTTGCTTTTGAAGCTGTAGAAGACGAGCATATTGCTATTTCGGGCGTACCTTTATTGGTGCCAGAAAGTGAAGTAGGCATAGTTTTAGATCAATTAATTTCTGATTTTCAGATGGATGTGCCTGGCGATAGTTTTTCACAGTCTGATATCGTTTCAAAAACCTTGAGTAAATCCTTATCGGTAAAAACAGGCGAGCAGCTAGATAGTGAATCGCAGGCAGCATTGGTCAATAATTTATTTGCGTGTAAGGAATATAAAATTAGTCCGTTTAACAAACCCATATACATTACCATTACCGGTGATGATATTGATAAAAAATTCTATTAA
- a CDS encoding rhomboid family intramembrane serine protease yields MATDLKYQYSRLNIAEKLIAINVLIFIVTRLVSVLFGVSINAMISWFELPENLSNFITQPWSLVSYAFLHASFGHIFWNMVMLYFTGRIFMNLYGKKTFINVYFLGAIVGGLIFLVSYNVFPALLNANNALIGASAAVSAVLIFICTYTPNQEVRVIFFNVKLWYIGALFVLIDLVQIGYSANVGGRLAHLGGAFLGYYYARNLLQGKDIGAWFSRFLDYTSNYFKKDKKAPLKTVYRKPTSNLKKEVNYEKETHQRKIDTILDKISKSGYESLSKTEKDFLFKAGKDQ; encoded by the coding sequence ATGGCGACAGACTTAAAATATCAATATTCTCGATTAAATATTGCTGAAAAATTAATAGCGATCAATGTACTTATATTCATTGTTACACGACTTGTTTCGGTATTATTTGGTGTTTCGATAAACGCCATGATTAGTTGGTTTGAGTTGCCAGAAAACCTTTCTAATTTTATTACTCAGCCATGGTCGCTTGTAAGCTATGCGTTTCTTCACGCCAGTTTTGGGCATATTTTTTGGAACATGGTGATGCTCTATTTTACAGGCCGAATTTTTATGAATCTGTATGGAAAAAAAACCTTTATCAATGTGTACTTTCTGGGTGCTATTGTAGGGGGGCTCATTTTTTTAGTGAGTTACAATGTATTTCCTGCCTTATTAAACGCTAATAATGCGCTTATTGGGGCTTCAGCAGCGGTATCTGCAGTGTTGATTTTTATCTGTACCTACACGCCAAACCAAGAAGTACGCGTTATTTTTTTTAACGTAAAGCTTTGGTATATCGGAGCTTTATTTGTTTTGATAGATTTAGTGCAGATTGGCTATAGCGCTAATGTAGGTGGCCGTTTGGCACATTTAGGGGGTGCTTTCTTAGGGTATTATTATGCACGAAACCTACTGCAAGGAAAAGATATTGGTGCTTGGTTTTCAAGGTTTCTAGACTATACCAGCAATTATTTTAAGAAAGATAAAAAAGCACCCTTAAAGACCGTATACCGAAAACCTACTTCTAATTTAAAAAAAGAAGTGAATTACGAAAAAGAAACGCATCAAAGAAAAATAGACACCATTTTAGACAAGATAAGCAAGTCGGGGTACGAAAGTCTCTCTAAAACAGAGAAAGATTTTTTATTTAAAGCAGGTAAAGACCAGTAA
- a CDS encoding WbqC family protein, with protein sequence MVVLHPGYFLNLTNFAVIAQKDIIWEVSGNYQKQSYRNRCHIANDRGFHTLSIPIKHNGKLNGRNTYAEVAIDNKYAWQRQHWRTLQTAYRTSPFFEFYEDDLAVLYHNTYSSLLEFNLKTIEIACECLQIDMPKIQTSIYHKTVEQDVDGRYLIDAKKKTPLDFEPYVQVFDDRNGFIKNLSILDLLFNEGTNALDYLQNIPLDFMNA encoded by the coding sequence ATGGTAGTACTACATCCCGGGTATTTTTTGAATCTGACAAATTTTGCGGTTATCGCTCAAAAAGATATTATTTGGGAGGTTTCTGGGAATTATCAGAAACAAAGCTATAGAAACCGATGCCATATTGCCAACGACAGGGGTTTTCATACCCTGAGTATTCCTATTAAACACAATGGTAAATTAAATGGACGCAATACGTATGCCGAGGTAGCCATAGACAACAAATACGCATGGCAGCGGCAGCATTGGAGAACGCTACAAACCGCCTACAGGACGTCTCCATTTTTTGAATTTTATGAAGATGACCTAGCGGTTTTATACCACAATACCTACAGCTCATTATTAGAATTTAACCTAAAGACGATCGAAATCGCCTGTGAGTGTTTACAAATTGACATGCCCAAAATACAAACAAGCATCTATCACAAAACGGTAGAACAGGATGTTGATGGGCGTTATTTAATTGATGCAAAAAAGAAAACGCCTCTTGATTTTGAACCCTATGTTCAGGTTTTTGATGACCGAAACGGATTTATAAAAAATCTCAGTATTTTAGACTTACTTTTTAATGAAGGGACGAATGCGCTCGATTACCTACAAAATATTCCTTTAGATTTTATGAATGCTTAG
- a CDS encoding DUF6122 family protein, producing MLRFTLHYGIHFIVPFFIAFVFFKEKRSRVLLILLAGILIDVDHVLADPIFDPERCSIGFHLLHQYWAIAVYFVLLFFKKTSIFGIALLLHILADTVDCLLM from the coding sequence ATGCTTAGGTTTACACTTCATTACGGAATTCATTTTATCGTTCCATTTTTTATAGCCTTTGTTTTTTTTAAAGAAAAAAGATCTCGTGTTCTACTCATTCTTTTAGCGGGTATTTTAATCGATGTAGATCATGTACTAGCAGATCCTATTTTTGATCCAGAACGATGTAGCATTGGCTTTCACCTATTACACCAATACTGGGCAATCGCGGTATATTTTGTATTGCTCTTTTTTAAGAAAACTAGCATCTTCGGAATTGCGTTACTTTTACATATTTTGGCAGATACCGTAGATTGTCTGTTGATGTAA
- the ribH gene encoding 6,7-dimethyl-8-ribityllumazine synthase yields the protein MATATKNLSVYDKATIPNAKNFRFGIVVSEWNTKITEGLFHGAKEALIDCGAIEENIIRWDVPGSFELTFGSKKMIATQKVHAVIAIGSVIQGETKHFDFVCSATAQGIKDLNVTTDVPVIFCVLTDNTMQQAIDRSGGIHGNKGTEAAIAAIKMAALGH from the coding sequence ATGGCAACAGCCACTAAAAATTTATCTGTATACGATAAAGCCACAATCCCAAATGCGAAAAATTTTCGGTTTGGGATTGTTGTTTCAGAATGGAATACTAAAATCACAGAAGGATTGTTTCATGGTGCTAAAGAAGCTTTGATCGATTGTGGCGCCATCGAAGAGAATATTATTCGTTGGGATGTACCTGGTAGTTTTGAACTTACTTTTGGTAGTAAAAAAATGATCGCTACGCAAAAGGTGCATGCAGTGATTGCTATTGGAAGCGTTATACAAGGTGAAACCAAACATTTTGATTTTGTGTGTAGTGCCACAGCACAAGGCATCAAAGATTTAAATGTAACCACCGATGTGCCAGTTATTTTCTGTGTGCTTACCGATAATACCATGCAGCAAGCCATAGACCGCAGTGGTGGAATTCACGGTAACAAAGGCACAGAGGCAGCTATAGCAGCTATAAAAATGGCCGCTTTAGGTCATTAA
- a CDS encoding DNA replication/repair protein RecF, protein MFLKKLSLINYKNFSAIDFEFDTKINCFVGQNGIGKTNILDAIYHLSFGKSYFNPIAIQNIKHEEDFFVIEGNFEKDEREEKIVCSLKKGLKKIIKKNGKAYDKLSDHIGFLPLVIISPSDRDLITEGSDTRRKFMDGVISQSDKAYLQALINYNKVLVQRNSLLKYFAANQTFDKTTLSVYNEQLNGYGSVIFDKRIAFLETFIPIFKEQYKAISGGHEEVALVYDSKLLKDSLLTLFDQNIDKDRALQYTSVGIHKDDLNFDLGEHPIKKFGSQGQQKSFLVALKLAQFYFIKKESKTTPILLLDDIFDKLDEHRVAQIIRLVDDERFGQLFISDTHADRTENVVQNIHQSYKIFKLGD, encoded by the coding sequence ATGTTCCTAAAGAAATTATCCCTTATCAATTATAAAAATTTTAGTGCTATAGATTTTGAATTCGATACAAAAATCAACTGTTTTGTTGGGCAAAATGGCATTGGAAAGACCAATATCCTCGATGCTATTTATCATTTGTCATTCGGGAAAAGTTATTTCAACCCCATTGCCATCCAAAATATTAAACACGAAGAAGATTTTTTTGTCATCGAAGGAAATTTCGAAAAAGACGAGCGCGAAGAGAAAATTGTGTGTAGCCTAAAAAAAGGATTAAAGAAAATTATCAAAAAAAACGGCAAAGCCTATGATAAATTATCAGATCATATTGGTTTTTTGCCTTTGGTCATTATTTCGCCTTCAGACCGGGATTTAATAACAGAAGGGAGCGACACCAGACGTAAATTCATGGATGGCGTCATTTCGCAGTCTGATAAGGCCTATTTACAAGCCCTAATCAATTACAATAAGGTATTGGTGCAGCGCAATTCGCTCTTGAAATACTTTGCAGCGAACCAAACTTTTGATAAAACCACACTAAGTGTGTATAACGAACAGTTAAACGGGTACGGTTCGGTAATTTTTGACAAAAGAATCGCCTTTTTAGAGACTTTTATTCCTATTTTTAAGGAGCAGTATAAAGCCATTTCTGGAGGTCATGAAGAAGTAGCTTTGGTGTATGATAGCAAGCTTTTAAAAGACAGTCTACTCACTTTATTTGATCAAAATATAGATAAAGATCGGGCTTTACAGTATACCAGCGTGGGTATTCACAAGGACGATTTAAATTTTGATTTAGGCGAACACCCCATTAAAAAATTCGGGAGCCAAGGGCAACAGAAGTCCTTTTTAGTAGCCTTAAAATTAGCTCAGTTTTATTTTATCAAAAAAGAGTCAAAAACAACGCCTATTTTATTATTAGATGATATTTTTGATAAGTTAGATGAACATCGTGTAGCGCAAATTATCCGCTTGGTAGATGATGAGCGTTTTGGACAGTTATTCATCAGTGATACCCATGCCGATAGAACCGAAAATGTGGTACAAAACATCCATCAATCGTATAAGATATTTAAGCTTGGCGATTGA
- a CDS encoding rhomboid family intramembrane serine protease: protein MMRLTDTVKHLIIINVLFFIATQIVGDQMYQWFALWFPANENFQIWQIITHMFMHGGWSHILFNMFGLWMFGTAVEQYLGRNQFLFLYFSAGLAAAAFQLGYYYFEYMPIHAELINLGLTSDQIIEMISNNRAIEGLSDTQFTAIQEAFPIYRQTFFASMVGASGCIMGILAAFGVMNPNAELMLIFLPIPIKAKYFIPGIILLDVISAFTGQSFFSPSNTAYMAHIGGALIGFIMMWYWKKNSFNKNRWD from the coding sequence ATGATGCGACTTACAGATACCGTAAAGCATTTGATTATTATAAATGTTTTATTTTTTATAGCGACACAGATTGTTGGAGATCAAATGTACCAATGGTTCGCGCTTTGGTTTCCTGCCAATGAAAACTTTCAAATTTGGCAAATTATTACCCATATGTTCATGCACGGCGGTTGGTCTCATATTTTATTCAATATGTTTGGCTTGTGGATGTTTGGAACGGCCGTAGAACAGTATTTAGGACGAAATCAGTTCTTGTTTCTGTATTTTTCAGCGGGCTTGGCGGCGGCGGCGTTTCAATTAGGATACTACTACTTTGAATACATGCCCATACACGCTGAATTGATAAATTTAGGCTTAACAAGCGATCAAATTATAGAAATGATATCGAATAACCGCGCTATAGAGGGTTTAAGTGATACTCAATTTACCGCTATCCAAGAAGCTTTCCCTATTTACAGACAAACATTTTTTGCTTCTATGGTGGGTGCTTCTGGTTGTATCATGGGAATTTTAGCTGCCTTTGGAGTGATGAATCCGAATGCAGAATTGATGTTGATCTTTTTACCGATCCCTATTAAGGCAAAGTACTTTATTCCAGGAATTATATTGTTAGATGTAATTTCTGCATTTACAGGACAATCTTTTTTTAGTCCAAGTAATACGGCCTATATGGCCCATATTGGTGGTGCACTTATTGGTTTTATCATGATGTGGTACTGGAAAAAGAATTCATTTAATAAGAACCGTTGGGATTAA
- a CDS encoding (deoxy)nucleoside triphosphate pyrophosphohydrolase, whose protein sequence is MKKIEVVAAIIYFNEEILCVQRPENKLSYVSKKFEFPGGKMEKGESKKEALKRELLEELNFIPIKIDSLLMTVVHKYPDFELTMHSFKCYSNTKDIQLNEHISSKWLTIKNIKKLDWAEADIPIVNKLIEDE, encoded by the coding sequence ATGAAAAAAATAGAAGTTGTTGCCGCAATAATATATTTTAATGAAGAGATACTTTGTGTTCAAAGACCTGAAAACAAACTTAGTTATGTTTCTAAAAAATTTGAATTTCCTGGAGGTAAAATGGAAAAAGGAGAATCAAAAAAGGAAGCCTTGAAAAGAGAACTCCTTGAGGAATTAAATTTTATTCCAATTAAAATCGATAGTTTGCTAATGACTGTAGTTCATAAATATCCAGACTTTGAATTAACAATGCATAGTTTTAAATGCTATTCTAACACTAAGGACATTCAATTAAATGAACACATTTCTTCAAAATGGCTTACAATTAAAAACATAAAAAAATTAGATTGGGCTGAAGCTGACATTCCAATAGTTAATAAGTTAATTGAGGATGAATAA
- a CDS encoding alpha/beta hydrolase — MKNIPLILIFVFASLMVVGQDIAIQTFGKTTDQPILFLHGGPGYNSVAFEKTTAAQLSENGFFVISYDRRGEGRSDQLKAAYTFEETFADILSIYAQLKLEKASLLGHSFGGIVATQFAEKHPDKIIDLWLVGAPISMQQTFKTIIASAKEIYTEKNDTVNLKYMTMLENMDSKSLEYSSYTFAHAMQNGFYSPKSPSAEARALYQLFSTDSELKSYASKMDYKVPMGFWKNEKYTSINLTESLQDLKNKNIAIYGLYGKEDGLYDTAQIDALKALIGSNNVLYADHCSHNFFIDQQKMFIDFLVKNTN, encoded by the coding sequence ATGAAAAATATACCTTTAATTCTAATTTTTGTTTTCGCAAGCCTTATGGTTGTTGGGCAAGACATCGCTATACAAACTTTTGGAAAAACCACTGATCAACCAATTCTTTTTCTTCATGGTGGACCAGGGTACAACAGTGTGGCGTTTGAAAAAACTACAGCAGCACAATTAAGTGAAAATGGTTTTTTTGTCATTTCGTATGATCGACGTGGCGAAGGAAGATCCGACCAACTAAAAGCAGCCTATACCTTTGAAGAAACCTTTGCTGATATTTTAAGTATTTACGCACAATTGAAGCTAGAAAAAGCGAGTTTGTTGGGGCATAGTTTTGGTGGCATTGTGGCCACCCAATTCGCCGAAAAACACCCAGACAAGATAATAGACTTATGGCTAGTTGGCGCTCCGATTAGCATGCAACAAACCTTTAAAACAATTATTGCTAGTGCTAAAGAGATCTATACCGAGAAGAATGATACTGTAAATCTGAAGTATATGACCATGCTAGAAAATATGGATTCAAAAAGTTTAGAGTACAGCTCTTACACCTTTGCACATGCCATGCAAAACGGATTTTACAGTCCTAAAAGTCCTTCAGCAGAAGCGAGGGCATTATATCAGTTGTTTAGCACTGATAGCGAATTAAAAAGCTATGCTTCAAAAATGGATTATAAGGTTCCTATGGGGTTTTGGAAAAACGAAAAATACACGAGCATAAACCTTACAGAAAGTTTACAAGATTTAAAAAATAAAAATATTGCCATTTACGGGCTTTATGGTAAAGAAGACGGCTTGTATGATACCGCACAAATTGATGCCTTAAAAGCACTAATCGGGAGCAACAATGTACTTTATGCAGATCATTGTTCTCATAATTTTTTTATAGACCAACAAAAAATGTTTATTGACTTTCTTGTAAAAAATACTAACTAA
- a CDS encoding DUF721 domain-containing protein: MAKRRNDNIPISEALQEFISKNKLQKGIDRVDTREAWAKLMGNGVNNYTTAIELRHETLFVSLSSSVLREELSLGKSKIIAMLNEELGKEVIRKLVLR, translated from the coding sequence ATGGCAAAAAGACGTAATGACAATATCCCAATTAGTGAAGCCTTACAAGAGTTTATATCAAAAAACAAGTTGCAAAAAGGTATTGACCGTGTAGATACGCGTGAGGCTTGGGCTAAATTAATGGGGAACGGCGTTAACAATTACACAACGGCCATAGAATTACGACACGAAACCTTATTTGTATCGCTCTCCTCCTCTGTTTTACGAGAAGAATTAAGCCTTGGAAAAAGTAAAATCATCGCGATGCTGAACGAGGAATTAGGAAAAGAGGTGATTAGGAAGTTGGTGTTGAGGTAG